The Microbispora sp. ZYX-F-249 sequence TCCAGCTCCGTGGCGAGAACTTTCCTCGTTCCATGGGCCGGTAGTGGCTGTGATTGTCGGCCTACTATCCTGGCTCAATCTCCAAGCACTCCTCCGAGTCCAAGTTGACCATCGGTGGGAGGGGGTGCAGAACGGCGCCAGAGTCGTGGCCGGTCATGCAGGCCTGCTGCCGGAGCAAGAGTGAAGGACCCCGTGAGCCAGGCGGCGAGTTGAGCCCGGTCGATCAGTATCAGATCTGTGCCGGACGCACACTGGGTGGCGGGAGCAGTGAAGCGTGCAGTCGTGACAAGGACACCTCGGTGACCCGGGTAGGCGTGTAAAGCACCGAGCAGGTTGCGTACTTCGGGAGCACCGACAGAGTTGCTCCATCTCTTGCACTGGATGACGAATCTATGTCCGGAGGGAGCGACTCCGATGACGTCTACGCCTCCGTCACCGCTGCCTCCGACCCGGTGGACCTTGCGGAAGCCCTCGCGCACGAGCAGGGCCTCGACCAGGATTTCAAACTGACTGCCGGACATTCGGTCGACCTGTTCGAGACGGGCGTTCTCCCGAATCCACTCCTGCCGTCTCGCCTCGAGTGCTCGATAGCGAAGCACCAGCGCTCCGGTTACAGCAGCGACAAGCACGATCGTGACTCCAAGCGCCAGCAACCAGTTGGCGGCGATGACGTCGATAAGCCACCGGAGAGCCAGGATGACGACAGCTAAGGCAACCAACCAGAGGAACCAGCCTCCGTCGCCCCCCTTGCCCTTACCTCGTCGTCGTTTGGCTGGGGTACGTCGCGGCATGGCGAGCCTCCGGGGAGAGGAGAGGAAGTTACCCCTACTCTCTCAAAGGGGACTGACATTTCCCCGGTATCCAGCAATCTCTGTGGCCTGGGTAGCAATGGGTGATACAAGTGCCCATTGAGACCACAGACGGCCTTACAGCGATGACCGCTCTATTCCCTCAATGCCGAATCGAGCGGTTTCATCAGGTCAGGGCCATTCACGGGGGTGCGACATCGCTGGATTCCAATTACGTAAACCACCGGAGACACCCTCGCGGAAGCTCAAGTCGCGTGAAGCCGTGGCTATGTCCGCCTATTGTCGACTGGCAGCTCGACGCCGAGGAGCTTGAGCAGTTCGGCGGTTGGGACGAGGTAGGCGACGCCGACGCGGATGATGCGGCAGGGGAACTCGCCCTGCTTGGCCAGCTCGTACGCCTTGGTCCGCCCGAGCCCGAGAGCCCGCGCGGCGGTGAGCAGGTCGACCGTGGCAGGCAGTTGCTGCAGCTCGGCCAGGGTGAGGCCTTTCATTTCTTCTCCATCAAGCTTGCCGGTCGAGTGAACCCGACCACGTCAGGACGAGCGGAATAGGACGCGTAACGCACGACGTCTCCGGTGTGCGGCGCGTGGATCATCTGGCCGGGAGTGACGACGATCCCGACATGCCCAGGCCCGCCGGCTCCCGAGTGCATGAAGACCAGGTCGCCTGGCTGCTCCTGGCCGCGAGCAACAGCGGGGCCCTGGCGCCACTGGTCGGCGGCGACGCGCGGCAGCAGGATCCCGACGTACTGATAGGCGCGCATGCTCAGCCCGGAGCAGTCGAACGCGCCAGGCCCCTCAGCTCCCCACGCGTACGGCTTGCCAAGCTGCATCCGCGCGTAAGCGAGGACACGGCCGGCCACGGCACTCGGCGCCGCAGGCAGCGCGCACAGCTCCTCCCCCACGCCAGCCGAGCCCGAAGAGTAACCGCGAGCGAAGTCGAGGACCCGGCGGACGTACCAGTCGGCGTGGTTGTAGCGCCAGATGGCCCGGTACATGTCCGCCGGCGCTCCGCTCGCCTTCAGGTACTTCGCCGCCGACGGGATAGCGTCGGCCGGGTCGTAGACGTCGGTCCGCCCGTCGCCGTTCCCGTCTACGCCGTACACCGCCCAGGTCGAACCGAGGAACTGCATGGGCCCCATCGCGCCGGCGTGGTTCGCACCGTCCCGGATACCGACGCCGGTACCGCGCCCGTGGTCGCTTTCGGCCTTGCCGATACCCGCGAGCACCTGCCAAGGGATGCCGTACCTCTGCCCAGCCTGCTGATACAGCTGCAGGTAGTCCGGTGGGATGTCACCGTCCTGTCCCT is a genomic window containing:
- a CDS encoding restriction endonuclease, with the protein product MREGFRKVHRVGGSGDGGVDVIGVAPSGHRFVIQCKRWSNSVGAPEVRNLLGALHAYPGHRGVLVTTARFTAPATQCASGTDLILIDRAQLAAWLTGSFTLAPAAGLHDRPRLWRRSAPPPTDGQLGLGGVLGD
- a CDS encoding helix-turn-helix domain-containing protein; the encoded protein is MKGLTLAELQQLPATVDLLTAARALGLGRTKAYELAKQGEFPCRIIRVGVAYLVPTAELLKLLGVELPVDNRRT
- a CDS encoding C40 family peptidase: MTVRLLVAAAGLLIAIPLGLILAFTAMSGSAGCGQGQDGDIPPDYLQLYQQAGQRYGIPWQVLAGIGKAESDHGRGTGVGIRDGANHAGAMGPMQFLGSTWAVYGVDGNGDGRTDVYDPADAIPSAAKYLKASGAPADMYRAIWRYNHADWYVRRVLDFARGYSSGSAGVGEELCALPAAPSAVAGRVLAYARMQLGKPYAWGAEGPGAFDCSGLSMRAYQYVGILLPRVAADQWRQGPAVARGQEQPGDLVFMHSGAGGPGHVGIVVTPGQMIHAPHTGDVVRYASYSARPDVVGFTRPASLMEKK